TTGGTGCGGCCGAGCGCGGTGCGCTTCTTCGGCGTCGAACCGGCGTCGAACGGATCGACCTCGACGATCCAGCCGAAGCGGTTCGGCTCGTTCGGCTCCCTGGCGACGTCGAACCGCTCGTGCACCGTGCCCCAGACGTACCAGCCCGACGGAACGCCGTAGCGCTTGTAGGCGGCCGCCTGCGGATCGTTCTCGGCGACCTCGCCGATGAAGTAGCCGTGGAAGTTCTCCTCGGCCATCAGATAGGTGCCCCAGGGCGTCACGCCGCCGGCGCAGTTGTTGAGCGTGCCGAGCACCTGCGTTCCCGAGGGATCGGCCTTGGTCTTCACGCGGTCGCTGCCGGCCACCGGGCCCGTCAGCATCATCGGCGTCTCGACGGTGATGCGGCGGTTGTAGGCGCTGTCGAGCACCGGCGCCCACTTGCCGCCGGTCCTGGCGATCTCGATGACCGTGCCGCCATGCGCCATCATCTCGATGCCGATGAGTTCGGGCGTGTATTCGCCCATCTTCACCTTCTGGACTTCCTTCTTGACCCCGTCCTTCTCCTCGACCTCGGTCACCACCGTCGCCCAGGCCGGGAACATCAGTTCGGCATTGGTGTATTCGTGGTTGACCACCAGCAGGCCGCGCTCGCTCGAGCCGTCGAGCGGGATGAAGCCGATGTAGTCGTTGTTGTAGCCGAACTGCCGCGCCTGCGCCGCGGCGGTCTGGTTCATCGGGTCGAAGTCGGGCGAATCGGCGAACACCTTGTCGCCCCAGCGCAGCAGGATCTCGGCGTCGTAGCCGGCCGCCACGTGGTGCATCTCGTCGACGCCCGCCTCGACCTCGTCGAACGAGAAGGCGCTCGCGCCGGCCGCCTTCGCCTCGTCGGCGGCGATGAGCGCCAACGGGCTGACGGTCGTGGCGATGGCGGCGACGCCGAGCGAACCGGCGAGGAAGCCGCGGCGCGAGTAGCGCCGGTTGATGACGTCGCCGATCGTCGGATTGGCGCTGGCATTGCGGCCGATGTCTTCGGACTCCTCGCGGACCTGCGTCGGGGTGAGGAATTCCTCTGGGTTGGCGCGTTCGTTCATCCCTGCCTCCTGGGGTTGGTGAGAAGCTCTGCGGAGGCACGCCTACGGGCGCTCTGTTTCACCCGTGTGACGGTTCGGTGAAGGCCGCACGGAACCCGGTCCCCGGGGTCACTCCGCCGCAGCCAGCGCCGGCCGCGCCACCGGCGCCTCGCGGATCGGCCAGTGCACCACCGCCGCGAACAGGCCGAGCGCGACGCCCAGCCACCACACGGGGTCGTAGGAGCCGAAGAGATCGTAGAGGTAGCCGCCGAGCCACACGCCGAGGAACGAGCCGATCTGGTGCGACAGGAACACCAGCCCGCCGAGCATCCCGAGATGCCGCGTGCCGAACATGATCGCCACCAGCGCATTGGTCGGCGGCACGGTCGACAGCCACAACAGTCCCATGACGACGGCGAAGACGATGACGCTCGCGGGCGTCTGTGGCAGGACCAGGAAGGCCGTCACGACGATCGACCGGCCGATGTAGATCCAGACCAGGAACATCGGCTTGGAATAGCGCTGGCCGATGACGCCCGAGGCCAGAGAGCCGATGATGTTGAAGAAGCCGATCAGTGCCAGCGCGATCACGGCATAGCGCGCCTGGATGCCGATGTCGGCGATGTAGGCGGGGAAATGCGCGGTGATGAAGGCCACCTGGAAGCCGCAGACGAAGAAGCCGGAGACCAGGAGCAGGTAGCTCCTGTGCCCGACGGCCTCGCGCAGCGCCTCGCCGGCCGTCTGCGCGATGTCGGTCTGGCGCTGCGACCCCGAGCTGGAATTGCCGCGCAGCGGGATCGCCAGCACCGGGAGGATCAGCATCATCGCCGACATCACCAGAAGCGAATCGTACCAGCCATAGGCGTCGATCAGCCCCTGGCTCAGCGGCGCGAAGATGAACATGCCGGCCGATCCCGCGGCCGTGCCGATGCCGAAGGCGAGGCTGCGCCTTTCCGGCGCCACGTTCCGCGCGAAGGCGGCGAGCACGATGCCGAACGAACCCGACGCGATGCCGAGCCCCACCAGCACGCCGCCGCCGATATGCAGGCCCATCGCGCTCTCGGCATTGGCCATGACCGCGAGGCCGGTCGCGTACATGACGCCCGACAGCGCCAGCACCCGCCAGGTGCCGAACCGGTCGGCCAGCGCGCCGAAGAACGGCGTGCCGAGGCCCCAGGCGAGGTTCTGGAACGCCATCGCCAGGCCGAAGGTGGTGCGGTCCCAGCCCTTATCGGCCAGCATCGGCAGCTGGAAGAAGCCCATCGCCGAGCGCGGGCCGAAGGTCAGCGCCGCGATCAGGCCGCCGCACAGGATGATGAGCCAGGGCAGGCTCGGGACGTCGCGTGCGGTCTTGGCTGCCTGCGGCATGGGGAAGCTCTCCATTCGTCCGTTGTCTACTGCATCAGTCCCGCGGCCGAAAAACGAATAGTTCGACGCCGACCGTTCAATTTCGCTGATGATGATGGCCTCGCGACCGTTTCAGCACCCCGCGCGAACGAGGGTGTCGCCGGATCGCATCATGCGCGGCTTGCCTTGCACCCAAGATGCTTGCATACAAGATATCAGCACGCAAGCGGATCGGATTGGGCCAGAATGGAGCGGATCGAGGATTGCATCAGCTTCCTGCTCGGCAAGGCCACGCAGCAGGTGGCCCGTCGCTCGCGGGACGCGCTGGCAGCGCACGGGGTCACCCCCGTCCAGTTCGCCGCCCTGCACATATTGTCGGAACGGGACGGGCTGAGCTGCGCCGAGATGGGCGCCCGCCTCCTGCTCGACAGCGCCACCATGACCGGCATCGTCGACCGGCTGGAGACCGCCGGCCTCGTCGAGCGGCGGCCGGACCCCGAGGGCGACCGCCGCATCAACCGCATCTATCTGAGCCCGGACGGCCGCGACCGCTTCGGCCCGATGAACGCGGCCATGGACGGCGTCAACGCGGAGGTGGACCTGATCCTCGGCTCGCGGACGCAGGGCCTGCGCGCCGCGCTCGCGGTGCTCGGCGACGTCGGGCAGCAGCCGGCGGACGCGAAGGACCCGTCCCGGTGACGGCCGCCTGGCCGCCGCCGTTCAATCCAGCAGCAGCTTCGGCTCGGCGCCCGCTTTCCCGGCCGCGGCGCCGTCGGCGCGGATGATGTGCAGGTCGCGCTGGGGGAAGGGGATCGAGATGCCCTTTTCGTCGAAGGCGAGCTTTGCCCGGCGCGTGAAGTCGAGCTTGGTCTGGAACCAGTCGGGCGACTTCGTCCAGTAGCGGATCGCCACCACCACCGCGTTGTCGCCCAGCGCCGAGACGAAGCAGTTGACCGGCGGGTCGGCAAGAATGCGCTCGTCGGCGGCGGCGATCTCCGCATAGGTCCGCAGCGCCAGCGCGATGTCGTCGCCATAGCCGATGCCGATGGCGATCTCCTGCATGCGCACCGGGTTGCGCGAATAGTTCGTCACCGGCGAGTTCCAGAGCTCGCTGTTGGGCGCCATGATGAAAAGCCCGTCGAAGGTCTTCAGCTCGGTCGCGAACAGGCCGATTTCCTGCACGGTGCCCATGACGCTGCCCGCATTGATGAACTCGCCGACCCGGAACGGCCTGAGCACGAGCAGCATGATGCCGGCCGCGATGTTCTGCAGCGTTCCCTGCAGCGCCAGGCCGATCGCCAGTCCCACCGCGCCGAGCGCGGCGATGATCGAGGCGGTCTGCACGCCGAACTGCGCGAGCACCGTCACGCCGACGATGATCAGCACCGCATAGCGCACGATCCTGGAGAAGAACTTGCGCAGCGTCTCGTCGAAGCCCCGGAAGCGGCCGAGCGCGGCGTAGGTGGAGCGCTGCAGCACGTTGGACAGGATGTATCCGATCGTCAGGACGATCAGCGCGCCGACGAGAGAGAAGGAGTAGGTCACGATCAGCGCGCTCGCCTGCTCCCAGGCGGTGCGCGCCGCGATCACCATGTCGGCCGTGCTGGTTTCGATGCGATCGATGGGGTCCAAGGGTCTGTCTCCGTTGCTTGGGCTGGGGTTTTCAATCGATCCGGAGGGTCCGGGGCCGCCGATGGGCATGTGTTCCACAACGCCGGATGGCACGTTGCGCTCCCGCCGGCGAGGGCCTTTCGTCTCGCCACACTTCCGTCATAATCGAAGAGCGAAGGCACCGTGCGCGCCTGCGGAATGGCCGCGCCGCAGGCTCTCCGCGAACGGGGCCGGGGGTCTTCGTCGGAGGAGATAAGTCCCTGAGATGACCGCCCGCATCCGCCCTGCCGATCTGCGCGACATCGCCGAACTGGTGGCGATCGAGAACGCCGTCTTCGCGACGGACCGCATCTCGCGCCGCTCCTTCCGCCAACTGATCGAGCGCGAATCGGCCGAGACACTCGTGTTGGAGGAGGAGGCCCGCATCGCCGGCTACGCGATGGTCCT
The nucleotide sequence above comes from Aquibium microcysteis. Encoded proteins:
- a CDS encoding MarR family winged helix-turn-helix transcriptional regulator, which codes for MERIEDCISFLLGKATQQVARRSRDALAAHGVTPVQFAALHILSERDGLSCAEMGARLLLDSATMTGIVDRLETAGLVERRPDPEGDRRINRIYLSPDGRDRFGPMNAAMDGVNAEVDLILGSRTQGLRAALAVLGDVGQQPADAKDPSR
- a CDS encoding mechanosensitive ion channel family protein, with protein sequence METSTADMVIAARTAWEQASALIVTYSFSLVGALIVLTIGYILSNVLQRSTYAALGRFRGFDETLRKFFSRIVRYAVLIIVGVTVLAQFGVQTASIIAALGAVGLAIGLALQGTLQNIAAGIMLLVLRPFRVGEFINAGSVMGTVQEIGLFATELKTFDGLFIMAPNSELWNSPVTNYSRNPVRMQEIAIGIGYGDDIALALRTYAEIAAADERILADPPVNCFVSALGDNAVVVAIRYWTKSPDWFQTKLDFTRRAKLAFDEKGISIPFPQRDLHIIRADGAAAGKAGAEPKLLLD
- a CDS encoding PhoX family protein translates to MNERANPEEFLTPTQVREESEDIGRNASANPTIGDVINRRYSRRGFLAGSLGVAAIATTVSPLALIAADEAKAAGASAFSFDEVEAGVDEMHHVAAGYDAEILLRWGDKVFADSPDFDPMNQTAAAQARQFGYNNDYIGFIPLDGSSERGLLVVNHEYTNAELMFPAWATVVTEVEEKDGVKKEVQKVKMGEYTPELIGIEMMAHGGTVIEIARTGGKWAPVLDSAYNRRITVETPMMLTGPVAGSDRVKTKADPSGTQVLGTLNNCAGGVTPWGTYLMAEENFHGYFIGEVAENDPQAAAYKRYGVPSGWYVWGTVHERFDVAREPNEPNRFGWIVEVDPFDAGSTPKKRTALGRTKHEGAESIVNKDGRVVIYCGDDERFDYVYKFVTAGTYDAADRAANMDLLDQGTLYVARFDADGTMEWLPLVHGEGPLTAENGFRDQADVLIEARRAGDVLGATRMDRPEDVQPNPKTGKVYVMLTNNTRRKDDQVDAANPRAKNAFGHIIEITETDVDFASTRSTWNVLLKCGDPSVAEVGATFSTATTANGWFGMPDNCAIDAAGRLWVSTDGNNRKETGRTDGLWAVDTEGDARGTSKLFFRVPVGAEMCGPTFTPNDETLFLAVQHPGDEGLATFEAPATRWPDFKDGMPTRPSVVVITKQGGGKIA
- a CDS encoding MFS transporter, whose protein sequence is MPQAAKTARDVPSLPWLIILCGGLIAALTFGPRSAMGFFQLPMLADKGWDRTTFGLAMAFQNLAWGLGTPFFGALADRFGTWRVLALSGVMYATGLAVMANAESAMGLHIGGGVLVGLGIASGSFGIVLAAFARNVAPERRSLAFGIGTAAGSAGMFIFAPLSQGLIDAYGWYDSLLVMSAMMLILPVLAIPLRGNSSSGSQRQTDIAQTAGEALREAVGHRSYLLLVSGFFVCGFQVAFITAHFPAYIADIGIQARYAVIALALIGFFNIIGSLASGVIGQRYSKPMFLVWIYIGRSIVVTAFLVLPQTPASVIVFAVVMGLLWLSTVPPTNALVAIMFGTRHLGMLGGLVFLSHQIGSFLGVWLGGYLYDLFGSYDPVWWLGVALGLFAAVVHWPIREAPVARPALAAAE